In a single window of the Pseudodesulfovibrio profundus genome:
- a CDS encoding RelA/SpoT family protein: MIRINEITDKVSTYIDNPDLDLIQRAYVFSAQAHDGVVRRSGEPYISHPMNVAYLLADMQLDEATVAAGLLHDTVEDTDTTVDEIEEMFGSDVADIVDGVTKISQMDFESKAVQQAENIRKLILAMAEDIRVLMVKLADRLHNMRTLEFMKPVKQRLIAQETQDIYAPLANRLGLHRVKTELEDLCLRYLKPDVFGQLREAVAEHRAAGEQYIDRVIDIMQDMLQKNRLKGVVYGRTKHLHSIHVKMEQQGLTFDEIYDLIAFRIILKSLKDCYAVLGLIHATWRPVPGRFKDYISIPKANMYQSLHTTVIGPDGERIEFQIRTEEMHQIAEYGVAAHWQYKEVGKGAKRGRTAGTRDAERYTWLKQIMDWQRELSDPREFMSSLRLEMFQEEVYVFTPNGDIKELPDGATTVDFAYAIHSEVGDKCAGAKINGRIVPLHTTLKNGDSVEIITDKNRVPSRDWLKFVKTAKARTRIKHYVRTVERSRAISLAKELLEKEGRRVGINVQKAIKDGEFLKLVSEFNCGSVDDLLAQVGFSRFTPRKVLKRLYAVMHGEALDLRKHRSKEPEPEQKAKPKADGLNISGVDNVLVRFASCCNPLPGEPIVGYITRGRGVTIHRADCHNVNNFEDERLLQVSWEGAEEKPYPAKIKVKCLNKPGMLGKICNMLAEMEVNIDSGDFESKVDGTSILNFTVEVRDLNQLYSALAKVKALKAVKEALRLS, translated from the coding sequence ATGATACGAATCAACGAGATAACCGATAAGGTTTCGACATATATAGATAATCCTGACCTGGATTTGATCCAGCGGGCATATGTTTTTTCTGCACAGGCCCATGATGGAGTGGTCCGTCGTTCTGGTGAGCCGTACATTTCGCATCCCATGAATGTTGCCTATCTGTTGGCAGACATGCAGCTGGATGAAGCAACTGTTGCGGCTGGACTCCTGCATGACACGGTTGAAGATACGGACACCACGGTCGATGAGATCGAAGAGATGTTCGGGTCCGATGTCGCGGATATCGTGGATGGCGTGACCAAGATTTCCCAGATGGATTTCGAGTCCAAAGCCGTCCAGCAGGCCGAAAATATTCGTAAACTCATTCTGGCTATGGCCGAGGATATTCGCGTGCTCATGGTGAAGCTCGCGGACAGGCTGCATAATATGCGCACCCTTGAGTTCATGAAGCCGGTGAAACAGCGCCTCATTGCTCAGGAAACGCAGGATATATATGCACCGCTCGCCAACCGACTTGGTTTGCACCGTGTCAAAACCGAGTTGGAAGATCTCTGCCTTCGGTATCTGAAGCCGGATGTCTTTGGGCAGCTTCGTGAGGCTGTTGCCGAGCATCGCGCAGCCGGCGAGCAGTACATCGACCGAGTCATCGATATCATGCAGGACATGCTTCAGAAGAATAGGCTGAAGGGCGTTGTCTACGGGCGGACCAAGCACTTGCACTCCATTCATGTCAAAATGGAGCAGCAGGGGCTGACATTTGATGAGATATACGATCTGATTGCTTTTCGAATCATCTTGAAATCTCTGAAAGACTGTTATGCTGTCCTTGGTTTGATCCACGCGACCTGGCGACCGGTCCCGGGGCGCTTCAAAGACTATATTTCCATCCCCAAGGCCAACATGTACCAGTCGTTGCATACGACGGTCATCGGCCCCGACGGTGAGCGGATCGAATTTCAGATTCGTACCGAAGAGATGCACCAGATCGCTGAATACGGTGTGGCTGCACACTGGCAGTACAAAGAAGTCGGCAAGGGAGCCAAGAGGGGGAGGACCGCCGGAACTCGGGATGCCGAGCGCTACACATGGCTCAAGCAGATTATGGACTGGCAGCGAGAATTGTCTGATCCTCGCGAATTCATGTCCTCCTTGCGTCTGGAGATGTTCCAGGAAGAGGTTTATGTCTTTACCCCCAATGGGGATATCAAGGAACTACCGGACGGCGCCACGACGGTCGATTTTGCCTACGCAATTCACTCCGAGGTCGGAGACAAGTGTGCCGGTGCAAAGATCAACGGCCGCATCGTGCCACTCCACACTACGCTCAAGAATGGTGATTCTGTTGAGATCATCACTGACAAGAATCGTGTTCCCAGTCGAGACTGGCTCAAGTTTGTAAAAACAGCCAAAGCCAGAACGCGCATCAAACATTACGTCCGTACAGTGGAGCGTTCCCGCGCCATCTCTCTTGCCAAGGAGTTGTTGGAGAAAGAAGGGCGTCGCGTCGGTATCAACGTTCAGAAAGCCATCAAGGATGGTGAGTTCCTGAAGTTGGTCAGCGAATTCAATTGCGGAAGCGTTGACGATCTGTTGGCTCAGGTCGGCTTTTCCCGATTTACCCCTCGTAAGGTCCTTAAGCGCCTGTATGCTGTTATGCATGGTGAAGCCCTTGATCTGCGCAAGCATCGCAGCAAGGAGCCTGAACCGGAGCAGAAGGCGAAGCCCAAGGCTGACGGGCTGAATATATCGGGTGTTGATAATGTGCTCGTGCGATTCGCGAGCTGCTGCAACCCACTGCCGGGTGAGCCTATCGTTGGCTATATCACTCGTGGACGTGGTGTTACCATTCACCGGGCAGATTGCCATAACGTCAATAATTTCGAGGATGAGCGTTTACTGCAGGTCAGTTGGGAAGGCGCTGAGGAAAAACCCTATCCCGCCAAGATCAAGGTCAAATGTCTGAACAAGCCGGGAATGCTTGGCAAGATTTGTAATATGCTGGCCGAGATGGAAGTCAATATTGATTCCGGTGACTTCGAGTCCAAAGTGGATGGTACATCGATCCTGAACTTTACCGTCGAGGTCCGTGACTTGAATCAGCTCTATTCGGCTCTGGCCAAAGTAAAGGCACTTAAAGCGGTTAAAGAAGCGCTTCGTTTATCCTGA
- a CDS encoding peptide-binding protein, translated as MSLRTILITVLSLMVLVGCGESGPSTPVKAVNEADLPSSPESGGTIVEAMLGEPSNLISMLATDSASHEVASQIYVGLVKYNKDIELVPYAAESFSIEDGGRLLKFKLREDIKWFDGKPLTADDVEFTYRLMIDPKTPTAYGGNFKVVKEFRKTGTYTFEIEYEEPFAKALVTWATDILPKHALEGEDLLDTKYSRQPLGAGPYKLKEWVPGTQVVLEANPDFFDGKPYIERVVYRVIPDLSTQFLELKAGNLDMMGLGPLQYLYQTSGPGWDGSFNKFEYLSSGYSFLGYNMKHRFFQDVRVRRAIDYAIDRDEIVKGVLYGLGEPANGPYKPGTWQYNEAVKPRPYNPEKAKELLKQAGWTDTDNDGVLDKDGIPFAFSIITNQGNTQRIKSGVIIQQRLSDIGIKVDLRTVEWAAFIKEFVDKGRFDAIILGWNILQDPDIYNVWHSSMAVAGGLNFTRYTNDRLDALLEQGRAIVDVERRKVIYDEVQQILHEEVPYSFLYVPKSLPIVQARVQNIEAAPAGIAYNFTKWWIPLSLQQ; from the coding sequence ATGAGTCTACGCACTATACTTATAACAGTCCTCAGCTTGATGGTTCTTGTCGGTTGCGGTGAGTCCGGGCCGTCTACCCCTGTAAAAGCTGTGAATGAGGCTGATCTTCCTTCTTCTCCTGAATCAGGAGGAACGATTGTGGAAGCGATGCTGGGGGAACCGAGCAATCTCATCTCCATGCTTGCGACCGATTCCGCATCTCATGAAGTGGCCTCGCAAATCTATGTGGGCCTCGTTAAATATAATAAAGATATTGAACTGGTCCCTTACGCTGCCGAGTCATTTTCCATAGAGGATGGGGGGAGGCTGTTAAAATTCAAGCTGCGTGAGGATATCAAGTGGTTTGATGGTAAGCCGCTGACCGCAGATGATGTTGAATTCACCTACCGGTTGATGATTGATCCGAAGACCCCGACTGCGTATGGCGGTAATTTCAAGGTTGTGAAGGAGTTTCGGAAAACAGGCACGTATACATTTGAAATTGAATATGAAGAGCCATTTGCCAAGGCGTTGGTCACGTGGGCTACCGATATTCTCCCGAAGCATGCCCTGGAAGGTGAAGACCTTCTGGATACGAAGTACAGTCGCCAACCGCTTGGAGCCGGTCCATACAAACTCAAGGAGTGGGTGCCGGGAACACAGGTTGTTCTGGAAGCCAACCCGGATTTCTTTGATGGCAAGCCGTACATCGAGCGGGTTGTCTACAGAGTGATCCCGGACTTATCGACCCAGTTTCTTGAACTCAAGGCCGGGAACCTCGATATGATGGGGCTTGGCCCATTACAATATCTTTATCAGACCTCCGGGCCTGGATGGGATGGCAGTTTCAACAAGTTTGAGTATCTTTCCTCTGGCTATTCATTCCTTGGTTATAACATGAAGCATCGATTCTTTCAGGATGTGCGTGTTCGACGTGCCATTGATTATGCCATTGACAGGGACGAAATAGTCAAAGGCGTGTTGTACGGTCTTGGCGAGCCTGCCAACGGTCCATATAAGCCGGGTACCTGGCAGTACAATGAAGCAGTTAAACCACGTCCGTACAATCCCGAAAAAGCCAAGGAACTCCTGAAGCAGGCCGGGTGGACCGACACCGATAATGATGGGGTGCTCGATAAAGACGGTATCCCTTTTGCCTTCTCCATAATCACCAACCAGGGCAATACCCAGAGAATAAAGTCCGGCGTCATCATACAACAGCGATTGTCGGATATTGGAATCAAAGTCGATCTTCGTACAGTTGAGTGGGCCGCATTTATCAAGGAATTTGTGGACAAAGGGCGCTTTGATGCGATCATCCTTGGGTGGAACATCTTGCAGGACCCCGATATCTACAATGTCTGGCATTCATCCATGGCTGTTGCCGGAGGGTTGAATTTCACCCGCTACACCAATGATCGTCTGGATGCATTGTTGGAACAGGGGCGGGCGATTGTCGATGTTGAGCGGCGCAAGGTCATTTATGATGAGGTTCAGCAGATATTGCATGAGGAGGTACCTTATTCATTTCTGTATGTGCCGAAATCCTTGCCAATAGTACAGGCTAGGGTGCAGAATATAGAAGCGGCACCAGCAGGTATTGCCTATAACTTCACCAAGTGGTGGATTCCTCTCTCCTTGCAGCAGTAA
- a CDS encoding DEAD/DEAH box helicase, translating to MSSGEEQIVKSILQDFIGDSVPEYILESAKDVVASNGVSKLDLKKRDQYWDIDGSVQGDDFQNYTSEIGLNLSEQSINYYCNCPDSFSGVCRHVAATAVKLMNSLDSESDEEAPMARTDWKQTFRPFFATELEPEAGRHYLIYRIYPEHGRLQVAFFRARQNKSGISQVQNEVSLAQIVENPDWCDSSPALPGVAEQIGHYLDYWGHKVEIPAGLHSWFFRAVKGEYYLYLRETDQPVTIESKTMQLKLSPALSEDGLSFEILLSREDKMPFSITDEEEIYFYGRLPLWVYYKNSFYPVQTGLDPKLVQGMVEQKPIVPHADVSEFLDRVWTKIPVSDLWGQEDFLERVGPIFQKADYNPKLYLDEEGSLLVLKVQNIYDNEHGEFLMPGPNPDLQTGSYHEGGKSYLIRRAQDEEAQLMTELQDMGFQPRNNHIWFMEQEEAINFLLDHYPQLVEAYRVYGEQNLTRYKVRTTQPNVVAEVETDEEEKWFNLELAVEYDDQRVPIEIIWEAWTKGKRYVQLKDGSYTSLPESWLNRLGNKLKALGFDPEKAPKQQFNQYEAPVLEKILEDLPQAQTDEFFVNLKEKINNFEEIKIVAQPKELQATLRPYQVQGLSYLNFLREYGFGGILADEMGLGKTIQTLSYIQSLVDKGIDGPNLIIVPTSVLPNWEREAEKFVPGLKRLTIYGAKREELFQHIKDSHLVITTYALLRRDLDELLKYDYASVILDEAQNIKNPNTITARSVRKLEAGLRVCLSGTPIENNLFELWSLFEFLMPGFLGSQHSFQRGIVKPIKDGDEETLDYLRTRVKPFILRRTKSEVAKDLPPKIETTHYCELVEEQRELYNALAMKLKDQVLRDVEEKGMAKSQMSILDALLKLRQICCHPRLLKLDMPGVSTNLPSGKFDAFKDLVVDIIDGGHKVLVFSQFVKMLHVIRNWLQIREIPFTYLDGSSKDRFEQVDKFNENEDIPIFLISLKAGGTGLNLTSADYVIHYDPWWNPAVENQATDRTHRIGQKRQVFAYKMICQNTVEERILKLQEQKKDVAEAIIPGQSALKSLTRDDLEMLFEI from the coding sequence ATGAGTAGCGGTGAAGAACAAATAGTCAAATCGATTCTGCAGGATTTCATTGGCGATTCGGTTCCGGAATATATTCTGGAAAGCGCCAAGGACGTCGTTGCGTCCAACGGAGTATCCAAGCTCGACCTGAAAAAGCGCGATCAATACTGGGATATTGATGGTTCGGTTCAAGGTGATGATTTTCAGAACTATACTTCTGAAATAGGATTAAACCTCAGCGAACAGTCCATCAACTATTATTGCAATTGTCCGGATTCCTTTTCCGGCGTCTGTCGTCACGTTGCAGCAACGGCCGTCAAACTCATGAATTCCCTGGATTCCGAGTCTGACGAAGAAGCCCCCATGGCCCGCACTGACTGGAAACAGACCTTTCGCCCCTTTTTCGCAACTGAGCTGGAACCGGAAGCAGGTCGACACTATCTCATTTACCGCATCTACCCGGAACATGGACGGCTGCAAGTAGCCTTTTTCCGAGCACGACAAAACAAGTCGGGCATCTCACAGGTACAGAACGAAGTTTCCCTTGCCCAAATTGTCGAGAACCCTGATTGGTGTGATTCTTCACCTGCACTACCGGGCGTTGCCGAACAGATCGGTCACTATCTTGATTACTGGGGACACAAGGTCGAGATTCCCGCTGGTCTTCACTCGTGGTTTTTCCGGGCAGTCAAGGGCGAGTACTACTTGTATCTCCGGGAAACAGACCAACCCGTGACTATTGAATCAAAGACCATGCAGCTCAAGCTTTCACCGGCATTGAGCGAAGATGGTTTGTCTTTCGAGATTCTCCTGTCGCGTGAAGACAAGATGCCCTTCTCCATCACCGATGAGGAGGAAATATATTTCTACGGTCGTCTGCCGCTGTGGGTATACTACAAGAACTCCTTCTATCCGGTACAGACCGGCCTTGATCCGAAGCTGGTTCAGGGCATGGTCGAGCAAAAGCCCATCGTACCCCACGCCGATGTTTCCGAATTCCTTGATCGCGTATGGACCAAGATACCTGTCTCCGACCTGTGGGGACAGGAGGACTTCCTGGAGCGCGTTGGTCCGATCTTCCAGAAAGCGGATTACAATCCCAAGCTGTATCTGGATGAAGAGGGGTCTCTGCTCGTACTCAAGGTGCAGAATATTTACGACAACGAACACGGCGAATTCCTGATGCCCGGTCCCAACCCGGACTTGCAGACCGGCAGCTACCACGAAGGTGGCAAGTCGTACCTGATTCGTCGTGCGCAGGACGAAGAAGCCCAGCTCATGACCGAACTGCAGGATATGGGGTTCCAGCCGAGGAACAATCATATCTGGTTCATGGAGCAGGAAGAAGCTATCAATTTCCTTCTCGACCACTATCCGCAACTCGTTGAGGCTTACCGCGTTTACGGTGAGCAAAACCTCACCCGCTACAAGGTCCGCACCACGCAACCCAATGTTGTGGCGGAAGTCGAAACCGATGAAGAGGAAAAGTGGTTCAACCTCGAACTGGCAGTCGAATACGACGACCAGCGCGTGCCCATCGAGATCATTTGGGAAGCCTGGACCAAAGGAAAGCGCTATGTACAGCTCAAAGACGGCTCGTACACCAGCCTCCCCGAATCCTGGTTGAACAGACTTGGCAACAAGCTCAAGGCCCTCGGCTTTGACCCGGAAAAGGCACCCAAGCAGCAGTTCAACCAGTATGAAGCGCCTGTTCTCGAAAAGATTCTCGAAGACCTCCCGCAGGCCCAGACCGATGAGTTCTTCGTCAACCTGAAAGAGAAGATCAATAATTTCGAAGAAATCAAAATCGTTGCGCAACCCAAGGAGTTGCAGGCTACTCTGCGCCCATATCAGGTGCAGGGTCTAAGCTATCTGAACTTCTTACGCGAGTATGGTTTCGGAGGCATCCTTGCCGATGAAATGGGACTGGGTAAGACCATTCAGACCCTTTCCTACATCCAGTCGTTGGTCGACAAAGGCATTGACGGTCCGAACCTGATCATCGTCCCGACCTCCGTACTGCCCAACTGGGAGCGCGAAGCAGAAAAGTTCGTCCCCGGACTCAAGCGCCTCACCATTTATGGTGCCAAGCGTGAAGAGCTGTTCCAGCACATCAAGGATTCGCATCTGGTCATCACCACCTATGCGCTTTTACGTCGTGATCTGGACGAATTGCTCAAGTACGATTACGCTAGCGTTATTCTTGATGAAGCACAGAACATCAAGAACCCGAACACCATCACCGCACGTTCCGTAAGAAAGCTTGAGGCCGGACTGCGCGTGTGTCTCTCGGGTACGCCCATTGAGAACAACCTCTTTGAGCTGTGGTCACTTTTCGAATTTCTCATGCCGGGCTTCCTCGGTTCGCAGCACTCGTTCCAGCGTGGTATCGTCAAACCCATCAAGGATGGCGACGAAGAAACGCTCGACTACCTGCGCACACGCGTAAAGCCGTTTATTCTGCGAAGGACAAAGTCGGAAGTGGCAAAAGATCTTCCGCCGAAGATCGAAACCACACATTACTGCGAACTGGTGGAAGAACAGCGAGAGCTGTACAACGCTCTGGCCATGAAACTGAAAGACCAGGTTTTGAGGGATGTCGAGGAAAAGGGCATGGCAAAATCGCAGATGTCCATTCTGGATGCCCTGTTGAAACTGCGTCAAATCTGTTGCCACCCTCGCCTGCTCAAGCTGGACATGCCGGGTGTTTCCACCAATCTGCCTTCTGGTAAATTCGATGCATTCAAAGACCTTGTTGTCGACATCATCGATGGTGGGCACAAGGTACTGGTGTTCTCGCAGTTCGTTAAGATGCTGCACGTCATCCGCAACTGGCTGCAGATCAGGGAAATCCCGTTCACCTATCTCGACGGTTCTTCCAAGGACCGCTTCGAGCAGGTCGACAAGTTCAATGAGAATGAAGACATTCCGATCTTCCTCATCTCGCTCAAGGCGGGTGGAACCGGCCTGAACCTCACCAGTGCCGACTATGTCATCCACTACGATCCATGGTGGAACCCTGCCGTGGAAAACCAGGCGACCGACCGTACACACCGTATCGGTCAGAAACGTCAGGTCTTCGCGTACAAGATGATTTGTCAGAATACCGTTGAGGAACGCATTCTCAAGCTGCAGGAGCAGAAAAAGGATGTGGCCGAGGCCATTATTCCTGGTCAGTCTGCACTCAAGAGCCTTACACGGGATGACCTGGAGATGCTGTTCGAGATTTAG
- a CDS encoding IS4 family transposase, which produces MAHLNTILHQVLSLIPRYEFEVLAREHSTGRSPRTFSRWNQFACLLFIHLAGRRSMRDGIRSLSANISRLYHLGLRTVARSTFADANSKRPAEFFQALFGKMYQRCATVAPGHKFRFKTKLFSFDSSVVKLCLSAFPWADFRAKRGGMKLHVVLDHDGYLPAFVRVTKARLHDSKMAKMLKLPKGSIAVFDKAYINYSWFRMLGASSLFFVTRLKTNAVYKVLKRCSVRKGTGVTSDHVISVTIRGEELRLRRIGYRDPETGKFYEFLTNHFDLSPKTIADIYKERWQIETFFRLIKQNLRLKAFVGTSENAVLSQVYVAMIAYLIMAWLKFKSGIDFSLQQMFQLLQVNLFDRRELEGIFKTPGDSHDDINNDYRLLSYVD; this is translated from the coding sequence ATGGCGCATCTTAACACGATCCTTCATCAAGTGCTATCCCTGATTCCCCGGTATGAATTCGAGGTCCTGGCCCGGGAACACAGTACTGGCAGGAGTCCTCGGACATTTTCTCGGTGGAATCAGTTCGCTTGTCTGCTCTTCATCCATCTGGCTGGTCGCCGAAGTATGCGCGACGGTATCAGGAGTCTGAGCGCAAACATCAGTCGATTGTATCATTTGGGCCTGCGCACTGTGGCCCGCTCCACCTTTGCCGATGCCAATTCCAAGCGCCCGGCCGAATTCTTCCAGGCACTTTTCGGCAAAATGTATCAGCGATGCGCGACCGTGGCCCCGGGCCACAAGTTCCGGTTCAAGACCAAACTCTTCAGCTTCGACTCCTCGGTCGTCAAACTCTGCCTGTCCGCCTTTCCCTGGGCCGACTTCCGCGCCAAGCGGGGCGGGATGAAACTTCATGTTGTTCTCGACCATGATGGCTATTTGCCTGCCTTCGTACGAGTCACCAAGGCCCGGCTGCACGATTCCAAGATGGCCAAGATGCTCAAGCTTCCCAAGGGTTCCATCGCCGTATTCGACAAGGCTTACATCAACTACTCCTGGTTCCGGATGCTCGGAGCTTCCAGCTTGTTCTTCGTGACCAGGCTCAAGACCAACGCCGTCTACAAGGTGCTCAAGCGATGTTCCGTAAGGAAAGGCACGGGCGTAACCTCGGACCACGTGATCAGCGTCACCATCAGGGGCGAGGAGCTGCGGCTCCGCCGCATCGGCTACCGAGATCCTGAAACCGGAAAATTCTACGAGTTCCTGACCAACCATTTCGACCTCTCACCCAAGACCATTGCCGACATCTACAAGGAGCGCTGGCAGATCGAGACGTTCTTCCGGCTCATCAAGCAGAACCTCCGCCTCAAAGCCTTTGTCGGCACTTCGGAAAACGCCGTGTTGAGCCAAGTCTATGTTGCCATGATCGCCTATCTCATTATGGCCTGGCTCAAATTCAAGTCCGGCATCGATTTTAGCCTCCAGCAGATGTTCCAACTGCTTCAGGTCAACCTCTTCGATCGACGGGAACTGGAGGGTATTTTCAAAACGCCGGGTGATAGCCACGACGACATCAACAACGATTACAGGCTATTAAGCTATGTCGATTAG